From the genome of Biomphalaria glabrata chromosome 17, xgBioGlab47.1, whole genome shotgun sequence, one region includes:
- the LOC106079375 gene encoding uncharacterized protein LOC106079375, whose amino-acid sequence MVESRSFTFVSLLVAMVIISFLSSSHATYSRGGRRGSVRHWGGERGRHSHGNGTNSVWDFIRKLQQTLNNLEKRLNNEEKAGCMFDSPNIVICKNEDDTDCYEGETDADNSTRIIVPVVFNQTFANSPAVMVSFSAIQFVEGQTLELNSYNVTTTGFDIEITSSGPTPSELFLSWIACKQVSG is encoded by the exons ATGGTTGAATCGAGATCATTTACCTTCGTATCGCTACTGGTTGCCATGGTGATAATTAGCTTCTTGTCATCCAGTCATGCTACTTATTCTCGTGGCG GTCGCCGTGGAAGCGTCAGACATTGGGGCGGAGAAAGGG GTCGGCACAGTCATGGTAATGGTACTAACAGTGTTTGGG ATTTTATTCGAAAACTCCAGCAGACTTTGAATAATTTAGAGAAGAGACTTAACAATGAAGAGAAGGCAGGATGTATGTTTGACTCGCCAAATATTGTCATCTGTAAAAATGAGGATG ATACTGATTGCTACGAAGGAGAAACAGATGCAGACAATAGTACCAGGATCATTGTCCCAGTTGTTTTCAACCAAACATTTGCAAACAGCCCTGCAGTGATGGTCAGTTTTTCTGCAATACAATTTGTCGAGGGTCAGACCCTAGAGTTAAACAGTTACAATGTTACCACCACAGGCTTTGATATTGAGATCACATCCAGTGGTCCCACTCCGAGTGAACTGTTTCTCTCTTGGATTGCCTGCAAACAGGTTTCTGGTTAA
- the LOC106079373 gene encoding uncharacterized protein LOC106079373: protein MASSRSRPSVSIKVLKDTDDFAEISMSSDLITMLMKYPRSDNGKSDYTDSPVIKKAKQDMIAKATHPTEIGLLTNASHKSVRKKKAKTNADNSSSTCSSNETIHSTHFPSGEATQQSGKNSPVIDISSKSIADHVKLIDNTNYVKLRLDNARGIKDIHELKPSVLNCPIYQLDTGSTGEKGSVQECSDASVYPVMSASSKTVINAYSETLEFQEAVIADDILTSFCAQKENNPVLLYTSDVSALLDVHKKSMPVVLDAKALKSPKEPILKCTATEDIFKPPQIDRKGTHFLAKVQDFSKPQVDYKERGPCKPHMEHVDKETSLLYSATLQLPQMKCKTISQNTNAVSKSSLGLKKNNLVSSQASKSLGRSKNKMERKSVNPPSQLEPSESSTIDLNTSLEILGKHEQSSHANNYTSLNKYGKNSNIRLSKTHKKRKHSVCHEKNVWKSVTSHRKRKIVCSDDSDLIKERNSYNTQKESILKISQNESISELAITNNQKKMDSRVKEISRPNRKRREPVISISDDNSKSSFIDLKSGSVSSEREFKFNSITQKPIKLSASSSNDSHSSKSHNQNSSFVSDADSHFTLYAKNIFNSSDSISVSFSNKEKKSVISKADSFKSSKNLNEKKQTFSKTSKSFQGHIESKPNAFNVLDVSLSHTSHEESNTVSLKADDSSISFKAHRKRKYNSSCKEDRKDLSLCTADNFHSSSIHEESKNNAANFEFPHQEYKKNKIYNVENISNTNINLDSNAVEMHTLEVTETCITSSSANMSHLVNNVNSSNVINTAGSSNLEDTNDVNIVLNTEKISYLKSAETVDLVSNTEDNSNCKTTENVTIASNRKNISRLETRENRIINVSNIQDSSSPTLNAVLISQYSVEPRSLQPPTQPEWISKALPHNNPQCSYETDFKETSTLSIPPKTSQKHKDLQIVSMKSDKESAFFTLDPSDIVKSFETQLEQLPMSPRVALKSSDSERFTESTTSTVNSTPDNASKTLAEKTSFCSKRTLDLSQPLKRQTSLAADTRSNRVLRPRKAKDGLSDVLTKSTAVPSNSLYLSFGHQEHQPSGSYPSFNLLLSVISKISSTHKIEQQNNLENIFSNVKESSALSDSIPNALVGLTTLDSDTPESDAVTALLSLGSVSQQDAIVPQNVQILTEQGNPLNDTDENIIKSDSINSLSSDSRGSLGDRSGQNFLSYCPLLDSRELLGQESGSISRNSEAERTVINTNFRDDAYKTNENTFLTSISCASPDKLNNIVRSVSVPLCFSNYQPSTPGDKLSLVELNSSDFSLLDKPKNHKRENVLIQGETPQEINTLELNTTMHPSSINRHDLTQIATASNSLHQYSNNTLSNIIKTNDIATLDDNTVSKKSSRMKIPNVIILSSSSSRSQGSAHPGLIKSIGSCILQPEKVIVRHEGEKRSVIILPCDDQRSAVSTKLTEILEKTTFIQPNINLDNVVNVYDVSNGSTSLHVSEYCLETMNLCSHPNQKDVDDRTLKTLTGNNNDVTGVPVTPPMCIVPPYIVNSSADTPDNPDVEFSKKNLSKSDRFTLLHPQVDSEMQQALLSRLVQQDQSYQERNRRQSHDLANRTAEKSVKHWTYKEVESWFYANGLEKALPLIGEKNSKTLMELKTLQKSRPKEFFKKAAVYRDALPLEKLLQFSKILREMATDVEKCQTLEG, encoded by the exons ATGGCGAgcagtagatctagaccctCAGTAAGTATCAAAGTGCTAAAAGACACAGACGATTTTGCTGAAATCTCAATGAGTTCAGATCTGATAACAATGTTGATGAAGTATCCAAGATCAGATAATGGAAAATCTGATTACACTG ACTCTCCAGTTATCAAAAAAGCTAAACAAGACATGATAGCTAAAGCAACTCATCCGACAGAAATAGGATTACTTACAAATGCTTCACATAAAAGTGTGAGAAAAAAGAAGGCAAAAACTAACGCAGATAACAGTAGTTCTACCTGTTCTTCAAATGAGACCATTCACAGTACACATTTTCCTTCTGGAGAAGCCACACAACAATCAGGAAAAAATAGTCCAGTCATTGACATATCTTCAAAGTCTATAGCAGATCATGTGAAGCTTATAGACAATACTAACTATGTAAAACTTAGACTTGATAATGCAAGAGGCATCAAAG atATACATGAGTTAAAGCCTAGTGTGCTAAATTGTCCAATCTATCAACTAGACACAGGATCAACAGGAGAAAAAGGTAGTGTTCAAGAATGTTCAGATGCTAGTGTATATCCAGTCATGTCTGCATCAAGTAAAACAGTTATCAATGCATATTCTGAAACATTGGAGTTTCAGGAAGCTGTAATTGCTGATGACATTCTGACATCGTTTTGTGCTCAGAAAGAAAACAATCCTGTCTTGTTGTATACCAGTGATGTCTCTGCATTATTAGATGTACATAAGAAATCTATGCCAGTTGTTTTAGATGCTAAGGCACTCAAATCACCTAAAGAGCCCATCCTGAAGTGTACAGCCACTGAAGATATTTTTAAACCACCACAAATAGACAGGAAAGGTACACATTTTTTAGCAAAAGTCCAGGATTTTTCTAAGCCACAGGTAGATTATAAAGAAAGAGGCCCTTGTAAGCCACACATGGAACATGTAGATAAGGAAACATCTTTACTTTACTCCGCAACCCTTCAATTACCTCAGATGAAATGTAAAACCATATCACAAAATACTAATGCTGTCTCTAAATCATCTCTaggacttaaaaaaaacaatttagtttCTTCTCAAGCCTCAAAGTCACTGGGaagaagtaaaaacaaaatggaaagaaaaagtgttaaTCCACCATCACAACTAGAGCCTAGTGAAAGCTCCACAATAGACTTGAATACATCTCTTGAAATTCTTGGAAAACATGAGCAAAGTTCTCATGCTAACAATTATACATCGTTGAATAAGTATGGGAAAAATTCAAACATTCGTTTATCTAAAACacataagaaaagaaaacattctgTTTGCCAtgaaaaaaatgtctggaaaTCAGTTACTTCACACAGAAAAAGGAAAATTGTATGTTCTGATGATAGTGATTTAATTAAAGAGAGAAATTCTTACAATACACAAAAAGAATCTATCTTAAAGATATCTCAAAATGAAAGCATTTCAGAATTAGCTATAACAAATAATCAAAAGAAGATGGATTCAAGAGTCAAAGAAATATCTAGACCaaacagaaaaagaagagaacCTGTCATTTCAATCTCTGATGACAACTCCAAATCATcttttatagatttaaaaagtgGCTCAGTTTCTTCCGAAAGGGAGTTCAAGTTCAACAGCATTACACAAAAACCAATCAAATTGTCGGCATCAAGTAGTAATGATTCACATTCATCAAAATCTCACAATCAAAATTCTTCTTTTGTCTCTGATGCTGACAGTCATTTCACATTGTatgcaaaaaatattttcaactcTAGTGACTCTATTTCCGTATCATtctcaaacaaagaaaagaaatctgTGATATCAAAAGCAGATAGTTTTAAATCTTCCAAAAACTTGAATGAAAAGAAGCAAACATTTTCTAAAACATCTAAGTCATTTCAAGGTCATATAGAAAGTAAACCTAATGCCTTcaatgttttagatgtttccCTGTCACACACAAGTCATGAAGAAAGCAACACTGTTTCCTTGAAAGCTGATGATAGTTCTATATCATTCAAAGcccatagaaaaagaaagtacaATTCATCATGCAAAGAGGACAGAAAAGATCTTTCTTTGTGTACTGCTGACAACTTTCATTCATCTTCAATCCATGAAGAAAGTAAAAACAATGCTGCCAATTTTGAATTTCCTCACCAAGagtataagaaaaataaaatttataatgtggaaaatatttctaatactAATATTAACTTAGATTCAAATGCTGTTGAAATGCACACTTTAGAGGTAACAGAAACGTGCATAACTTCAAGTAGTGCCAACATGTCTCATTTAGTAAATAATGTAAATAGTTCTAATGTCATAAATACTGCAGGCTCTTCTAATTTAGAGGACACAAATGATGTCAACATagttttaaatacagaaaaaatcTCTTATTTAAAGAGTGCTGAAACTGTAGACTTGGTTTCAAATACTGAAGATAATTCTAATTGTAAGACTACAGAAAATGTTACCATTGCTTCAAATAGGAAAAATATTTCCAGGTTAGAAACAAGGGAAAATAGAATTATTAATGTTTCCAACATTCAAGATAGTTCCAGTCCAACTTTGAATGCAGTGCTAATATCACAGTATTCTGTTGAACCAAGAAGTCTTCAACCTCCTACACAACCGGAATGGATCTCAAAGGCTTTACCACACAACAATCCTCAATGTTCATATGAAACAGACTTTAAAGAAACTTCCACTCTTTCTATTCCTCCCAAGACATCACAGAAACACAAAGATTTACAGATTGTGTCAATGAAAAGTGACAAAGAAAGTGCCTTTTTTACATTGGATCCTAGTGATATTGTGAAGTCATTTGAAACTCAATTAGAACAGCTGCCAATGTCTCCTAGAGTTGCCCTTAAATCTAGTGACTCAGAAAGATTCACTGAGAGTACTACTTCAACTGTAAATTCCACACCAGATAATGCTTCCAAAACACTTGCTGAGAAAACATCCTTTTGTTCCAAGCGCACCCTTGATTTATCACAACCACTTAAAAGACAAACTTCATTGGCTGCTGACACTAGGTCCAATAGAGTACTAAGACCTAGAAAAGCCAAGGATGGCTTATCTGATGTCCTGACTAAGAGTACCGCTGTGCCTAGTAACAGTTTGTACCTCTCTTTTGGTCACCAAGAACATCAACCTTCAGGCAGCTATCCTTCATTTAATCTTCTCTTGTCAGTCATTTCAAAAATTTCCAGCACCCATAAGATAGAACAGCAAAAcaatttagaaaatatattctcaAATGTTAAGGAGTCATCTGCTTTGAGTGACAGTATTCCAAATGCATTGGTGGGTTTAACGACATTGGATAGTGACACCCCAGAATCAGATGCAGTCACAGCTCTACTTTCATTGGGTAGTGTATCTCAACAAGATGCTATTGTACCACAGAATGTTCAGATTCTAACAGAGCAAGGTAATCCACTGAATGACACTGATGAGAATATAATTAAATCAGACAGTATTAATTCCCTAAGTAGTGATTCTAGAGGTAGTCTTGGTGATAGAAGTGGTCAGAACTTTCTGTCCTATTGTCCCTTGTTGGACAGTAGAGAACTTTTAGGTCAGGAAAGTGGAAGTATTTCCAGGAATAGTGAAGCTGAAAGGACTGTGATCAACACTAATTTCAGAGATGATGCTTATAAAACcaatgaaaatacttttttaacttCGATCTCTTGTGCAAGTCCAGATAAGTTGAACAATATTGTAAGAAGTGTAAGTGTCCCGTTGTGTTTTTCAAACTATCAGCCTTCCACACCTGGCGATAAGCTTTCACTTGTTGAACTTAACTCTTCAGATTTCAGCTTGCTGGATAAACCCAAAAAccataaaagagaaaatgttttGATCCAAGGAGAAACACCCCAAGAAATTAACACTCTTGAACTGAACACTACCATGCATCCCTCATCTATAAACAGACACGATCTCACACAGATAGCTACAGCTTCTAATAGTCTTCATCAGTATTCTAACAACACTTTATCAAACATAATTAAAACCAATGACATTGCCACACTGGATGACAATACTGTGTCGAAGAAGAGCTCAAGAATGAAGATTCCCAATGTGATTATTTTATCTTCATCGTCATCTCGAAGCCAGGGAAGCGCTCACCCTGGCCTGATAAAAAGTATTGGGTCTTGCATTTTGCAAcctgagaaagtgatagtcaGACATGAAGGGGAAAAAAGAAGTGTTATCATATTGCCTTGCGATGACCAGAGGAGTGCTGTGTCCACAAAGTtaacagaaatattggaaaaaacaacattcatcCAACCAAACATAAACTTGGATAATGTCGTCAATGTATACGACGTGTCTAATGGTTCAACATCTTTGCATGTTTCCGAGTACTGTCTTGAAACTATGAATCTTTGTTCTCATCCTAATCAAAAGGATGTTGATGATAGGACTCTGAAAACTCTCACTGGTAACAACAATGATGTAACAGGAGTGCCTGTAACCCCACCGATGTGTATAGTACCACCTTATATTGTTAACAGCAGTGCTGATACGCCAGATAATCCAGATGttgagttttcaaaaaaaaatcttagcaAATCTGATAGATTCACTCTTCTTCATCCACAAGTAGATAGTGAAATGCAGCAAGCACTTTTAAGTCGGCTGGTACAACAAGATCAGTCATATCAAGAGAGAAATAGGAGACAAAGTCATGACCTAGCTAACAGGACTGCTG AAAAGTCTGTAAAACATTGGACATATAAAGAGGTTGAATCATGGTTTTATGCTAACGGTCTTGAAAAGGCTCTTCCATT AATAGGTGAAAAAAATAGCAAAACTTTGATGGAGCTCAAGACACTTCAAAAATCCAGACCAAAGGAATTCTTCAAGAAGGCTGCAGTCTACAGAGATGCACTCCCACTAGAGAAGCTGTTGCAATTTTCCAAAATCTTAAGGGAAATGGCTACAGATGTGGAAAAGTGTCAGACATTGGAGGGGTAG